A stretch of Brassica napus cultivar Da-Ae chromosome C6, Da-Ae, whole genome shotgun sequence DNA encodes these proteins:
- the LOC106383053 gene encoding protein TOO MANY MOUTHS-like: MAHYGLYCHMLLVFSMICPFINSFTVITSYTVAPSALIDGPQTGFTMTNDGAHTEPDEQDAVYDIMRATGNDWAAAIPDVCRGRWHGIECMPDHDNVYHVVSLSFGALSDDTAFPTCDPKRSYISESLTRLKHLRALFFYRCLSRAPQQIPSFLGRLGSSLQTLVLRENGLFGSIPNELGNLTNLKVLDLHKNNLNGSIPLSLNRLSGLRSLDLSVNRLTGSIPGLLLPDLNVLDLNHNLLTGPVPATLSTCGSLIKIDLSHNRVTGPIPDSINRLNQLVLLDLSYNRLSGPFPSSLQGLNSLQALVLKGNTNFASAIPENVFKGLKNLMILVLSNMNLHGSIPGSLTRLTSLRVLHLEGNNLTGSIPMEFRGVKDLSELRLNDNRLTGPVPFERDIVWRMRRKLRLYNNAGLCVNSESNLDDVFGSSVGLCEGETKRPGPSGTVQHLSGAGGGNVTADRATYVSSGSKSLGFFGLSAFLVVLNFAYMLLSC, encoded by the coding sequence atggcACATTATGGTCTCTACTGCCATATGCTCCTTGTGTTCTCTATGATATGTCCATTTATCAATTCTTTCACCGTTATCACCTCCTACACGGTGGCGCCGTCTGCACTGATCGACGGACCACAAACAGGATTCACGATGACTAACGACGGCGCACACACAGAGCCCGACGAGCAAGATGCTGTCTACGACATAATGCGTGCCACCGGCAACGACTGGGCCGCCGCAATTCCAGACGTGTGTCGAGGCAGATGGCACGGGATCGAGTGTATGCCTGATCATGATAACGTCTACCACGTTGTCTCTCTGTCGTTCGGAGCTCTCTCAGACGACACGGCGTTCCCGACTTGTGACCCGAAACGCTCTTACATCTCGGAGTCCCTCACCAGACTTAAACACCTCAGAGCGTTGTTCTTTTATCGCTGTTTGAGCCGGGCCCCACAGCAGATACCTTCGTTTCTGGGCCGCTTGGGCTCTAGTTTGCAGACACTCGTTTTGAGGGAGAACGGCCTGTTCGGTTCAATCCCTAACGAATTGGGCAATCTCACCAATTTGAAAGTACTTGATCTGCATAAAAACAACCTCAACGGTTCCATTCCCTTGTCGCTTAACCGGTTATCCGGTTTGAGATCACTTGATCTGAGCGTGAACCGTTTGACTGGTTCGATTCCCGGTTTGCTTCTACCGGATCTGAACGTTCTGGACTTGAACCATAATTTGTTAACCGGACCGGTCCCAGCTACACTCTCTACCTGTGGTTCGTTGATCAaaattgatcttagccataacCGAGTCACTGGTCCTATCCCCGACTCCATTAACCGGCTCAACCAACTAGTGCTTCTGGATTTGAGCTATAACCGGTTATCAGGTCCGTTCCCGTCTTCTCTCCAAGGGCTAAACTCACTTCAAGCTTTGGTGCTCAAAGGGAATACAAACTTCGCATCAGCTATTCCAGAAAACGTGTTCAAAGGGCTCAAGAACTTGATGATTCTGGTTCTCTCGAATATGAATCTCCATGGCTCAATACCGGGATCTTTGACTCGGTTAACCAGTCTCCGTGTCCTTCATCTGGAGGGCAACAACTTGACCGGGTCGATTCCTATGGAGTTTCGGGGCGTGAAGGATCTAAGCGAGCTGAGGCTAAACGATAACCGTCTGACGGGGCCAGTACCGTTCGAGAGAGACATAGTGTGGAGGATGAGGAGAAAGCTGAGGCTGTATAACAATGCCGGTTTGTGCGTTAACAGTGAGAGTAACTTGGATGATGTCTTCGGTTCAAGTGTGGGGTTGTGTGAAGGAGAAACGAAGAGACCTGGTCCTTCCGGTACGGTCCAGCATCTATCTGGAGCAGGTGGCGGCAATGTCACTGCGGACAGAGCTACGTACGTGTCAAGCGGTTCCAAGTCATTGGGCTTCTTTGGTCTATCTGCATTTCTTGTTGTGCTCAATTTCGCGTATATGCTACTCTCTTGTTAG
- the LOC106387001 gene encoding pseudo histidine-containing phosphotransfer protein 6 yields MLGLGVDRLQADINRLLTSLFHQGVLDEQFLQLQQLQDETSPTFVYDVINIYFDESEKLLRSLRLLLMDREFSDYKKIGLHLNQLVGSSSSIGARRVRNVCVAFRSASELNNRPGCLRGLEVVEHEYHYLKNMMHELFQLEQQRLLAAGVRYPM; encoded by the exons ATGTTGGGGTTGGGTGTGGACCGGCTTCAAGCCGACATCAACCGCCTTCTAACCTCCCTTTTCCATCAG GGAGTGCTGGACGAGCAGTTCTTGCAGCTGCAACAGCTTCAAGATGAAACTTCACCAACCTTTGTGTACGATGTCATTAATATCTACTTTGACGAATCCGAGAAGCTACTCCGCAGCCTTAGATTATTGCT GATGGATAGAGAATTCTCGGACTACAAGAAGATAGGATTGCATCTGAATCAGTTGGTAGGAAGCAGTTCTAGCATTGGTGCTCGTAGGGTTCGTAACGTCTGTGTTGCCTTTCGCTCTGCTTCCGAGCTTAACAACCGCCCAGG GTGCTTGAGAGGGCTGGAAGTAGTAGAGCATGAGTATCATTACCTCAAGAATATGATGCATGAACTCTTCCAG CTGGAGCAGCAGAGGCTATTAGCTGCAGGAGTCAGATATCCAATGTAG
- the LOC106383207 gene encoding glutathione S-transferase T3-like, with the protein MDSNPYRNLNFVDLLQSQQDTGIDLEFSPIPLFGTQATKGSNFEPDSPAESRGRRTWTPTDVNVLISAWLNTSKDPVVGNEQWSVDFWKRIAAYYSASPKIDECDRRESSQCKQMWYKINDLVGKFCGAFEAATREKTSGQNETDKLTLEHAWKELRHDQKWSGKFCGAFEAATREKTSGQNETDVLKHAHEIFFNNYKKKLTLEHAWKELRHDQKWSDLSSACSQRDSKRKKLDNGSYSACSLADEGTTRPPGVKAAKARGKKQLGDGKELDEFQKMWRIKQEDLVIKEKLSKMKLLDRLMIKQEPLDDDEGALKKKLINELLLSN; encoded by the exons ATGGATTCCAATCCATATaggaatttaaattttgttgatCTTCTTCAAAGTCAACAAGATACTGGCATCGATTTAGAATTCTCCCCTATTCCTTTATTTGGGACGCAAGCAACTAAAGGTTCAAACTTCGAACCAGACAGTCCTGCGGAGAGTAGAGGACGACGCACGTGGACTCCAACAGATGTCAATGTCCTCATCAGCGCCTGGTTAAACACCAGTAAAGACCCTGTCGTAGGGAATGAGCAATGGTCGGTTGATTTTTGGAAAAGGATAGCAGCCTACTACTCGGCTAGTCCTAAGATCGATGAGTGTGACAGAAGAGAGTCATCACAGTGTAAGCAAATGTGGTACAAGATCAACGACTTGGTGGGCAAGTTTTGTGGAGCTTTTGAAGCAGCAACTCGTGAGAAAACCAGTGGACAAAACGAGACTGAT AAGTTGACATTAGAACATGCTTGGAAAGAGCTTAGACATGACCAGAAGTGGTCGGGCAAGTTTTGTGGAGCTTTTGAAGCAGCAACTCGTGAGAAAACCAGTGGACAAAATGAGACTGATGTTCTCAAACATGCCCACGAAATCTTCTTCAAcaactacaaaaagaagttgacATTAGAACATGCTTGGAAAGAGCTTAGACATGACCAGAAGTGGTCTGATCTTTCTTCGGCTTGCTCTCAAAGAGATTCCAAAAGGAAGAAGTTAGATAACGGTTCATACTCAGCTTGCTCTCTAGCTGATGAAGGAACGACTCGACCCCCTGGTGTTAAGGCTGCAAAAGCCCGTGGGAAGAAACAACTCGGTGATGGGAAAGAGCTTGATGAGTTTCAGAAAATGTGGAGAATCAAGCAAGAAGATTTGGTTATTAAGGAAAAGCTGTCGAAGATGAAGCTTCTGGACAGGCTCATGATAAAACAAGAACCTCTAGATGATGATGAAGGAGCTCTGAAGAAAAAGTTAATTAATGAGTTGTTGCTGTCTAATTAG
- the LOC106383206 gene encoding B3 domain-containing protein REM9-like: MAICLRRLNKMANPHEPHFFKPLLPDIPLAFFSKHIEGKTNQKTWKLRSDASDQTWEVIQEDMTLTRGWKDFTTAHDLQIGDLVIFKHAGDMVFHVTPFGPSCCEIQYTHPHIIKEEADAGDADDNEISKS, from the exons ATGGCGATTTGTCTCCGTCGACTGAACAAG ATGGCAAATCCACATGAACCTCATTTCTTTAAGCCGCTGCTTCCTG ACATACCACTTGCCTTCTTCTCAAAGCACATAGAAGGGAAGACGAACCAGAAAACATGGAAACTAAGATCAGACGCTTCAGATCAAACTTGGGAAGTGATACAAGAAGACATGACACTCACCAGAGGTTGGAAAGATTTCACCACAGCACATGACCTTCAAATCGGTGACCTTGTCATCTTCAAACACGCAGGAGACATGGTGTTTCATGTCACTCCTTTTGGTCCTAGCTGTTGTGAGATTCAGTATACACATCCTCACATCATCAAGGAAGAAGCCGACGCGGGTGATGCTGATGACAATGAGATTAGTAAGTCTTGA